A genomic stretch from Antarcticibacterium flavum includes:
- the rpsD gene encoding 30S ribosomal protein S4, producing the protein MARYTGPKTKIARKFGEAIFGDDKSFEKRNYPPGQHGNNRRRGKKSEYAIQLMEKQKAKYTYGILERQFRNMFEKATRSNGITGEVLLQLCESRLDNVVYRMGISPSRRGARQLVSHRHITVNGEIVNIPSYQLNAGDVVAVREKSKSLAAIQESLSNSGTTYEWITWNNDTKQGTFVSVPGRVQIPENINEQFIVELYSK; encoded by the coding sequence ATGGCAAGATATACTGGTCCAAAGACTAAGATCGCACGTAAATTTGGCGAGGCGATTTTCGGAGACGACAAGTCCTTCGAAAAAAGAAATTACCCTCCGGGACAACATGGTAACAACCGTAGAAGAGGTAAAAAATCTGAATATGCAATCCAGTTAATGGAAAAGCAAAAAGCTAAATATACCTATGGTATACTTGAGCGTCAATTCAGGAATATGTTCGAAAAAGCAACCCGTTCCAATGGGATTACAGGTGAGGTGCTTTTACAACTTTGTGAATCACGTCTGGACAATGTAGTGTACAGAATGGGAATTTCCCCATCTCGTCGTGGAGCAAGACAATTGGTTTCACACAGGCATATTACAGTAAATGGAGAGATCGTAAACATTCCTTCATATCAATTAAACGCCGGTGATGTTGTAGCAGTAAGAGAGAAATCAAAATCTTTGGCTGCTATTCAGGAATCACTATCCAACTCTGGTACCACCTACGAGTGGATCACCTGGAATAACGATACCAAGCAGGGAACCTTTGTTTCTGTACCTGGTAGAGTTCAAATCCCGGAAAACATAAATGAACAATTCATAGTCGAATTATATTCGAAATAA
- a CDS encoding glycosyltransferase family 2 protein — protein MWYNYSNISVPEKPDHTPNLSVDILTTYFPGEPYQMTITTLEAIKNIEYPHTTFLCDEANDPFLKEFCIQNDIIHVTRSNRINAKAGNINNALENYATGDICVILDPDHIPEPHFLDPILPHFANEQIAFVQIVQSYYNIKETLVARGAAEQTFQFYGPMMMTLNAYGTVNAIGANCVFRRKALDSIGGHAPGLCEDMHTAMLLYAKGWKAVYVPEILARGLAPSNITNFFKQQIKWSRGTFDLLLKVYPKIFHKLTARQKIHFGILPLHYLGGLITFINFLIPILSLLFSTIPWKGNIVDFAIVIAPVAASSILIRTFVQKWVIEKRERGFHILGGLLHINTWWIYLVGLGYTILNKKVPYLPTPKENEWNSNYKIVIPNIIIALLSLFAIGYGLQRDFTPYSILMAGFAFFNACIMFFGVYLSNKVTNQNRLLRSHLKPSGIRNLYSLKQNSFKAANVIFNLTRRLALPLLLLLLISSMTFKERNDKARWEKIPVTYQKDSKPSFLGIYQPKEETALPDISEINLMENLLNKNFNIISLYLGWENNSQVNFPHSEIRTIYEKNAIPLITWEPWTNDSLVVDGEAFPGREKSLKKIADGHYDSYILDFLKILKSYDKPVFLRFAHEFDNPGYPWSHINNNTPEDFKKAWRHLHELIHQLQADNIMTVWNPWKPEAIEDYFPGDNYIDWVGLTILNYSSLNEDGNTHSFDELYQPFKDKLFLLTKKPVMIAEFGSLKLQGNQKEWVENSISTIENKHPEIRSIVFFNSHIDQNIPDNQFYPYSFLDWSLKSNLDLLNRIETAPTYFEVNPGTGKKDLYPLNFDYKGIYGVHYKKGKEWKDNYYALTRKTIVNDFQLMQEAGINTIKYTGSSIYDYNVNNIAADFGINLFFNFPADHWQTIEGNDRKDFLERIEKLKDQKQIKNYIFELEGRDSKPGLNLLEKNIHLRSLKSLLSLIREIDPSKEISLEIPLNHNTIKELNYLKQILPVNSYGLRIENIDYLQEVISFAEEAGINLYIADLDPRNFIKNQDLYKFLPLIFNNWQDERQSTYLTFDGLLNFNGDKKEDFELISRFNNYTEKLDTLQRFKILRPAIPLISGNNYPYRAVFFTGNNWIITPESLPMTLSWYLIKKDFFGNPLALKKLGLGKTIEVIIPEDYKNYELMLIIKDNNDKIVRSATSPLHTPDASMAEVTLE, from the coding sequence ATGTGGTATAACTATTCTAATATCTCAGTCCCCGAAAAACCAGATCATACTCCAAACCTCAGTGTGGATATACTCACAACCTATTTTCCTGGTGAGCCATACCAAATGACGATTACTACGCTGGAGGCTATAAAAAACATTGAATATCCACATACCACCTTTCTTTGTGACGAAGCTAATGATCCTTTTTTAAAAGAATTTTGCATCCAAAATGATATAATACACGTTACCCGATCCAACAGGATTAATGCTAAAGCTGGAAATATAAATAACGCATTGGAAAATTATGCAACGGGAGATATTTGTGTAATCCTTGACCCCGATCATATACCCGAACCTCATTTCCTGGACCCCATTCTCCCCCATTTTGCAAACGAACAAATAGCCTTTGTCCAAATTGTACAGTCCTACTATAACATAAAAGAGACCCTGGTGGCACGAGGTGCGGCTGAACAGACCTTCCAGTTTTATGGTCCAATGATGATGACATTAAATGCCTACGGCACGGTGAACGCCATAGGAGCTAATTGTGTTTTTCGCAGAAAAGCGCTGGACAGCATTGGAGGGCATGCACCAGGATTATGTGAAGACATGCATACAGCAATGTTATTGTATGCAAAAGGGTGGAAAGCGGTATACGTACCTGAAATATTGGCCCGTGGCCTCGCCCCTTCCAATATTACAAACTTCTTCAAACAACAAATCAAATGGTCTCGCGGCACTTTTGATTTGCTGCTAAAAGTCTATCCAAAGATATTTCATAAACTCACGGCAAGACAAAAGATCCACTTTGGTATTTTACCCCTACATTATCTTGGAGGCCTTATCACGTTTATTAACTTCTTAATACCAATTTTATCCTTACTGTTTTCAACTATACCATGGAAAGGAAATATTGTGGATTTTGCTATTGTCATTGCTCCTGTTGCTGCCAGTTCTATTTTAATAAGAACCTTTGTTCAAAAATGGGTAATAGAAAAAAGGGAACGTGGTTTTCATATTCTTGGAGGTTTGCTCCATATAAACACCTGGTGGATCTATCTCGTTGGATTGGGTTATACAATACTAAATAAAAAAGTACCCTACCTCCCTACTCCAAAAGAGAACGAATGGAATTCCAACTATAAGATCGTGATTCCAAATATAATAATAGCTTTATTGTCTTTATTTGCTATAGGGTATGGCCTGCAAAGAGACTTTACACCTTATAGCATACTCATGGCCGGCTTCGCCTTTTTCAATGCCTGTATAATGTTCTTTGGAGTATATTTAAGCAACAAGGTTACAAATCAAAATAGGCTGCTCCGCAGTCATTTAAAACCCTCAGGTATTAGAAATCTCTACAGCTTAAAACAAAATAGTTTTAAAGCAGCGAATGTCATCTTCAATCTTACGAGGAGATTGGCTCTTCCTCTTCTCCTTCTTCTTCTAATATCCTCAATGACATTTAAAGAGAGAAATGACAAAGCGCGCTGGGAAAAAATACCTGTAACTTACCAAAAGGATTCAAAACCTTCCTTCCTTGGTATTTACCAGCCTAAGGAAGAAACAGCACTTCCTGATATTTCAGAGATTAACTTGATGGAGAATCTTCTCAACAAAAATTTCAATATTATCTCTTTATACCTGGGGTGGGAGAATAATTCCCAGGTCAATTTCCCCCATAGTGAGATTAGAACTATATATGAGAAAAATGCAATTCCGTTAATAACCTGGGAGCCCTGGACGAATGATTCTCTCGTTGTGGACGGAGAGGCTTTTCCAGGGAGAGAAAAATCCTTGAAAAAGATTGCTGATGGTCATTATGACAGTTATATCCTGGATTTTCTGAAAATTTTGAAGTCTTACGACAAACCGGTTTTTCTTCGCTTCGCACATGAATTTGATAACCCAGGCTATCCCTGGTCCCATATAAATAACAATACCCCTGAAGATTTCAAGAAAGCCTGGCGACATTTACATGAGTTGATCCATCAACTTCAGGCAGACAACATTATGACCGTTTGGAATCCCTGGAAACCTGAAGCTATTGAAGATTATTTTCCGGGTGATAATTATATTGACTGGGTTGGTTTAACTATATTAAACTATAGTAGTTTAAATGAAGATGGCAATACACATTCGTTTGATGAATTATACCAACCTTTTAAGGACAAACTTTTTCTTTTAACCAAAAAACCGGTTATGATAGCTGAATTTGGTTCATTAAAACTGCAGGGTAACCAGAAGGAGTGGGTGGAGAATTCAATTTCTACAATTGAAAATAAACATCCTGAAATAAGGAGCATAGTATTTTTTAACAGCCACATAGATCAAAATATACCTGATAATCAATTTTACCCTTATTCTTTCCTAGACTGGTCCTTAAAATCTAACCTGGATCTCCTAAACAGAATAGAAACCGCCCCCACTTACTTTGAGGTTAACCCTGGAACTGGTAAGAAAGATCTATATCCCTTAAATTTTGATTATAAGGGAATTTATGGGGTACACTATAAAAAAGGAAAAGAGTGGAAGGACAATTATTACGCACTTACCAGGAAGACAATCGTAAATGATTTTCAACTGATGCAAGAGGCCGGTATTAACACTATAAAATATACAGGCAGTTCCATCTATGATTATAATGTAAACAACATCGCTGCCGATTTTGGTATAAATTTATTTTTCAATTTTCCTGCCGATCATTGGCAAACAATAGAAGGAAACGACAGAAAAGACTTTCTTGAAAGAATTGAAAAACTTAAGGACCAAAAACAAATTAAAAATTACATATTTGAATTAGAAGGCAGAGATAGTAAGCCAGGCCTTAATTTATTAGAAAAAAATATACATTTAAGATCTTTAAAAAGCCTACTCTCCCTTATCAGGGAAATTGATCCTTCCAAAGAGATTTCTCTGGAAATCCCCCTAAACCATAATACAATTAAGGAGCTTAATTATTTAAAACAAATCCTTCCCGTTAATAGTTATGGTCTCAGAATAGAGAATATTGACTACCTCCAAGAGGTGATCTCATTTGCTGAAGAAGCAGGAATCAATTTGTACATTGCCGATCTAGATCCAAGGAATTTTATTAAAAATCAAGATCTCTATAAATTCCTTCCTCTTATTTTTAATAACTGGCAAGATGAAAGACAAAGTACTTATCTCACATTTGACGGTTTACTAAATTTTAATGGAGATAAAAAAGAGGATTTTGAATTAATATCCAGGTTTAATAATTACACTGAAAAATTGGATACCCTTCAAAGATTTAAAATCCTGCGTCCTGCCATTCCTTTAATTTCAGGTAACAATTATCCATACAGGGCAGTTTTCTTTACAGGTAATAATTGGATAATAACCCCTGAGAGCCTTCCTATGACTCTTTCCTGGTATTTAATCAAGAAAGATTTCTTCGGAAATCCGCTCGCTCTTAAAAAGCTTGGATTAGGTAAAACTATCGAGGTAATCATTCCCGAAGATTATAAAAACTATGAACTCATGTTGATTATTAAGGACAACAATGACAAGATTGTGAGATCCGCAACCTCACCCCTCCATACTCCAGATGCTTCGATGGCAGAGGTCACCCTGGAATAA
- a CDS encoding DNA-directed RNA polymerase subunit alpha, whose protein sequence is MAILNFQKPDKVIMIDSTDFEGKFEFRPLEPGYGLTVGNALRRVLLSSLEGFAITSVRIEGVDHEFSTIPGVVEDVTEIILNLKQVRFKRQIDEIDNEAVTISVSGQEQLTAGHFQKFISGFQILNPDLVICNLDKKVSFNMELTVEKGRGYVPAEENKKANAPLGTIFTDSVYTPIKNVKYSIENYRVEQKTDYEKLVFEIVSDGSIHPKEALTEAAKTLIHHFMLFSDERITLEADEIAQTETYDEESLHMRQLLKTKLVDMDLSVRALNCLKAAEVDTLGDLVSYNKNDLMKFRNFGKKSLTELEELVNNKGLNFGMDLSKYKLDKD, encoded by the coding sequence ATGGCAATACTAAATTTTCAGAAGCCCGATAAAGTTATAATGATTGATTCCACCGATTTCGAAGGGAAATTTGAATTTCGCCCTTTGGAACCAGGTTATGGATTAACCGTTGGTAACGCTTTAAGGAGAGTACTGTTATCATCATTGGAAGGATTTGCAATAACTTCAGTTCGCATTGAAGGTGTAGATCACGAATTCTCCACTATCCCAGGCGTGGTAGAAGATGTAACAGAAATTATATTGAACCTTAAACAAGTAAGGTTTAAAAGGCAAATTGATGAAATAGACAACGAAGCCGTTACCATTTCTGTATCCGGGCAGGAGCAACTTACTGCTGGACACTTTCAGAAATTCATCTCAGGTTTTCAAATCCTGAATCCTGATCTTGTAATTTGTAACCTTGACAAGAAGGTAAGCTTCAATATGGAACTTACTGTTGAAAAGGGTAGAGGATATGTTCCTGCTGAAGAAAACAAGAAAGCCAATGCGCCTCTTGGAACTATCTTTACAGATTCGGTTTATACGCCAATCAAAAATGTAAAGTATAGCATCGAGAACTATCGTGTAGAACAAAAGACAGATTATGAAAAACTGGTTTTTGAGATCGTAAGCGATGGCTCTATCCACCCAAAGGAAGCTTTGACTGAGGCTGCTAAAACTTTGATCCATCACTTCATGTTGTTCAGCGATGAGCGAATCACTCTTGAGGCAGATGAGATAGCTCAAACTGAAACTTATGATGAAGAATCCCTTCACATGAGACAGTTGCTTAAAACAAAGCTGGTAGATATGGATCTTTCTGTAAGAGCCCTTAACTGTTTAAAGGCTGCTGAAGTTGATACCCTGGGAGATTTAGTATCCTATAATAAAAATGACTTGATGAAGTTCCGTAACTTCGGTAAGAAATCTTTGACCGAGCTTGAAGAGCTGGTAAATAACAAAGGTTTAAACTTTGGTATGGATCTATCAAAATATAAATTAGATAAGGACTAG
- the ykgO gene encoding type B 50S ribosomal protein L36: protein MKVRASVKKRSAECKIVRRKGRLYVINKKNPKFKQRQG, encoded by the coding sequence ATGAAAGTTAGAGCATCAGTTAAAAAAAGAAGTGCCGAGTGCAAAATTGTGCGTAGAAAAGGCAGACTTTACGTGATAAACAAAAAGAATCCTAAATTCAAACAAAGACAAGGATAA
- the rplQ gene encoding 50S ribosomal protein L17, with amino-acid sequence MRHGKKINHLGRKTAHRKSMLANMACSLIEHKRINTTVAKAKALKQFVEPLVTKSKEDTTHNRRLVMTKLRSKESVAELFRDVAPKVGDRPGGYTRIIKLGNRLGDNADMALIELVDYNEIYNTTKPEKKKSTRRAGRGKKSSDETTAPKAETKTENTSENKEEKKDE; translated from the coding sequence ATGAGACACGGAAAAAAAATAAATCATTTAGGTAGAAAAACCGCGCACCGTAAGTCAATGTTGGCAAATATGGCGTGTTCCCTAATTGAGCATAAAAGAATAAACACTACTGTGGCAAAAGCAAAAGCTTTAAAGCAGTTTGTGGAGCCTTTGGTAACAAAATCTAAGGAAGATACTACTCATAACCGTAGATTGGTAATGACCAAACTACGCAGCAAGGAATCTGTTGCTGAGTTGTTTCGTGATGTAGCTCCAAAGGTGGGAGACCGCCCGGGAGGATACACAAGGATCATTAAACTGGGTAACCGTCTTGGAGATAATGCAGATATGGCACTTATAGAGCTTGTAGATTACAATGAGATCTATAACACTACCAAGCCTGAGAAGAAAAAATCTACACGTAGAGCCGGTAGAGGTAAAAAATCTTCAGATGAAACTACTGCTCCAAAAGCGGAAACGAAAACTGAAAATACTTCAGAAAATAAAGAAGAGAAAAAGGACGAATAG
- the carA gene encoding glutamine-hydrolyzing carbamoyl-phosphate synthase small subunit, whose amino-acid sequence MKYQLRKKAIILLEDGTIFHGKSVGNKEGSAVGEVCFNTGMTGYQEIFTDPSYYGQLMVTTNAHIGNYGVNDDESESHKAKISGLICKNFSYNHSRPAADGSLLDFLEDSNLFAISDVDTRALVAYIRENGAMNAIISTRVDEIDALKGELAEVPDMNGLELASKVSTKEAYFYGDEKATYKVAALDVGIKKGILRNLAKRDTYVKVFPYNATYEEMNEFNPDGFFIANGPGDPQPLRGAIDLAKKIIENDHPLFGICLGHQIIALANGISTYKMHHGHRGINHPVLNLKTRNGEITSQNHGFSVDRKETEAHPDVEITHVCINDDTIGGLQMKNKNVFSVQYHPEASPGPNDATYLFDEFIDRMKRVRA is encoded by the coding sequence ATGAAATACCAGTTAAGAAAAAAAGCTATAATACTTCTTGAGGACGGTACCATTTTTCATGGGAAATCTGTTGGGAACAAAGAAGGTAGTGCAGTAGGGGAAGTTTGTTTTAACACCGGGATGACGGGATACCAGGAGATCTTCACAGACCCTTCTTACTATGGGCAACTTATGGTTACCACCAATGCACATATTGGTAACTACGGAGTAAATGATGATGAAAGTGAATCCCATAAGGCAAAGATATCTGGGTTGATCTGTAAGAATTTTAGCTACAACCATTCCCGTCCCGCGGCAGATGGTTCCCTGCTGGATTTTCTTGAGGATAGTAATCTTTTTGCAATTTCAGATGTTGATACAAGGGCGCTGGTTGCTTACATTAGAGAAAATGGTGCAATGAACGCCATCATATCCACCAGGGTAGATGAGATCGATGCTTTAAAAGGAGAACTTGCAGAGGTGCCCGATATGAACGGCCTTGAACTTGCCTCTAAAGTCTCTACAAAAGAGGCATATTTCTATGGAGATGAGAAGGCCACCTATAAAGTTGCAGCTTTGGATGTTGGAATTAAAAAGGGTATCCTGCGTAACCTTGCCAAAAGGGATACTTATGTAAAAGTATTTCCTTATAATGCTACATACGAGGAGATGAATGAATTTAATCCTGATGGGTTCTTTATAGCCAACGGCCCCGGGGATCCACAGCCTCTTAGAGGCGCAATAGATCTCGCCAAAAAGATCATAGAAAATGACCATCCTTTATTCGGGATTTGTCTTGGCCATCAAATTATTGCTCTTGCCAATGGAATTTCTACTTATAAAATGCATCACGGGCACAGGGGAATTAACCACCCCGTGCTTAACCTTAAGACCAGGAACGGGGAAATTACCTCCCAAAACCACGGTTTCTCTGTAGATCGGAAGGAAACAGAAGCACATCCAGATGTGGAGATCACGCATGTTTGTATCAATGATGATACAATAGGAGGGCTCCAAATGAAGAATAAGAATGTGTTCTCTGTACAGTATCATCCAGAAGCAAGCCCGGGACCTAATGATGCCACCTACCTGTTCGATGAGTTCATAGACAGGATGAAAAGAGTAAGGGCATAG
- the rpsM gene encoding 30S ribosomal protein S13, with protein sequence MARIAGVDIPKQKRGVIALTYIFGIGRSRAQEILAEAKVDEGKKVSDWDDDEIGRIREAVGAFKIEGELRSEVQMSIKRLMDIGCYRGIRHRSGLPLRGQRTKNNSRTRKGRRKTVANKKKATK encoded by the coding sequence ATGGCTAGAATTGCAGGGGTTGATATACCAAAACAGAAACGCGGAGTTATAGCTTTGACCTATATCTTCGGAATTGGAAGAAGCAGAGCTCAGGAGATCCTGGCCGAGGCTAAGGTTGATGAAGGCAAAAAAGTGTCAGATTGGGACGATGATGAAATCGGTCGAATTCGTGAGGCAGTTGGAGCTTTCAAGATCGAAGGTGAATTACGTTCAGAAGTTCAAATGAGCATCAAACGTCTCATGGACATTGGATGTTACCGTGGTATTCGCCACAGGTCTGGTCTTCCTTTAAGAGGACAACGCACAAAGAACAATTCCAGAACGCGTAAAGGAAGAAGAAAAACAGTTGCCAACAAGAAGAAAGCAACTAAATAA
- the rpsK gene encoding 30S ribosomal protein S11, which yields MAKAKTAQKKRKVIVESNGEAHVTASFNNIIISLTNKKGDLISWSSAGKMGFRGSKKNTPYAAQLAAEDASKVAHEAGLRKVKVYVKGPGNGRESAIRSIHNAGIEVTEIIDVTPLPHNGCRPPKRRRV from the coding sequence ATGGCAAAAGCAAAAACAGCTCAAAAGAAACGTAAAGTAATCGTTGAGTCAAATGGAGAAGCGCATGTTACTGCTTCTTTTAACAATATTATTATCTCTTTGACTAACAAAAAGGGTGATTTGATCTCCTGGTCTTCAGCCGGTAAAATGGGCTTTAGAGGATCTAAGAAAAACACTCCCTATGCTGCACAGTTGGCTGCCGAGGATGCTTCAAAAGTAGCACACGAAGCAGGTTTACGTAAGGTAAAGGTGTATGTTAAAGGACCTGGAAATGGAAGAGAGAGCGCTATTAGATCCATTCACAATGCAGGAATTGAAGTAACAGAGATCATCGACGTTACCCCACTTCCTCACAATGGATGTAGGCCTCCAAAAAGACGTAGAGTATAA
- the infA gene encoding translation initiation factor IF-1 gives MAKQSAIEQDGTIIEALSNAMFRVELENGHVVTAHISGKMRMHYIKLLPGDKVKLEMSPYDLSKARITYRY, from the coding sequence ATGGCAAAACAATCAGCAATTGAACAGGACGGAACGATAATTGAAGCATTATCAAATGCGATGTTTCGTGTAGAACTGGAAAACGGTCACGTTGTGACTGCACACATTTCGGGAAAGATGCGTATGCATTATATAAAATTATTGCCCGGAGATAAAGTAAAATTAGAAATGAGTCCTTATGATCTATCTAAGGCTCGAATAACTTACAGATACTAA
- the secY gene encoding preprotein translocase subunit SecY: protein MKFINTLKNIWKIEELKNRIMVTLGLLLVYRFGAQVVLPGVDASQLANLANQTDGGLLGLLNAFTGGAFSNASVFALGIMPYISASIVVQLMGIAVPYLQKLQKEGESGRRKINQITRWLTIAITLVQGPGYIYNLFATLPPSAFMLGDTVTFVASSVIILTTGTIFAMWLGEKITDKGIGNGISLLIMVGIIATLPQAFIQEFASRVFESNGGLIMILIELVIWFAIILASVMLVMAVRQIPVQYARRTASGGYEKNVFGSRQYIPLKLNASGVMPIIFAQAIMFIPAAVAGLSDGETSQGIAAAFSDIFGFWYNLVFALLIIVFTYFYTAITVPTNKMADDLKRSGGFIPGIRPGGETSEFLDRIMSQITLPGSIFLALIAVFPAVVVQLLGVQAGWALFFGGTSLLIMVGVAIDTMQQVNSYLLNRHYDGLMKTGKNRKAVA, encoded by the coding sequence ATGAAATTTATCAATACTCTTAAGAATATCTGGAAAATTGAGGAGCTAAAGAACCGTATTATGGTAACTCTTGGGCTATTGCTTGTGTACCGTTTTGGTGCACAGGTGGTATTGCCGGGAGTTGATGCTTCACAATTAGCAAACTTAGCCAATCAAACAGACGGAGGTCTTTTAGGGCTTCTTAATGCCTTTACAGGAGGTGCATTTTCCAATGCATCTGTATTTGCATTAGGGATCATGCCTTACATCTCTGCCTCTATTGTGGTTCAGTTAATGGGAATTGCGGTTCCTTATTTACAAAAATTGCAAAAGGAAGGAGAGAGTGGTAGAAGGAAGATCAACCAGATTACACGATGGTTAACTATAGCCATTACCCTGGTACAGGGGCCTGGTTATATTTATAACCTGTTTGCTACCTTGCCTCCTAGTGCTTTTATGCTAGGTGATACAGTAACATTTGTTGCCTCTTCGGTAATTATCTTAACTACAGGGACAATTTTTGCTATGTGGTTGGGAGAAAAGATCACAGATAAAGGTATTGGAAATGGTATTTCCCTGTTAATTATGGTTGGTATTATTGCCACCCTGCCACAGGCCTTTATCCAGGAATTCGCTTCCAGAGTGTTTGAATCAAACGGTGGTTTGATCATGATCTTAATTGAATTGGTAATTTGGTTCGCAATTATCCTCGCATCTGTAATGTTAGTGATGGCAGTACGTCAAATACCTGTACAATATGCCCGTAGAACTGCATCTGGTGGTTACGAGAAAAATGTATTTGGTTCAAGACAATATATTCCTTTAAAGCTTAACGCTTCAGGGGTAATGCCAATTATCTTTGCGCAGGCAATAATGTTTATACCGGCTGCCGTTGCGGGTCTTTCCGATGGGGAGACATCGCAGGGTATTGCAGCCGCGTTTAGTGATATATTTGGTTTTTGGTATAACCTTGTGTTTGCCCTGTTAATCATAGTATTTACCTATTTTTACACGGCTATCACAGTACCAACTAACAAAATGGCAGATGATCTTAAACGAAGTGGCGGGTTTATTCCCGGCATACGTCCAGGTGGTGAAACATCAGAGTTTTTGGACAGGATCATGTCACAAATAACACTTCCGGGATCGATTTTCCTGGCTCTTATAGCAGTGTTCCCTGCTGTAGTAGTTCAACTGCTGGGTGTACAGGCAGGATGGGCGTTGTTCTTTGGAGGTACATCCCTATTGATTATGGTGGGGGTTGCGATTGATACTATGCAACAGGTGAATTCATACCTGTTAAACAGGCACTATGACGGCTTGATGAAAACCGGTAAAAATAGAAAAGCAGTAGCATAA
- a CDS encoding citrate synthase, which translates to MSKVATLEIEGKKYEFPVTIGTENEVAIDIKNLRGETGAITLDPGYKNTGSCESAITFLDGEKGILRYRGYSIEDLAEKADFLEVVYLLIFGELPKEEQLQNFKNDIIAESYVNEDMKKVIDGFPSSAHPMGMLSSLTSALIAFNPKSVNVTSEEDMYKAIVKLLAKFPTLAAWTLRKKNALPLENRDTSVGYVESLLKMMFQKPGTEYKFNQTVVDAMDKLLILHADHEQNCSTSTVRIVGSSHAGLFASISAGVSALWGPLHGGANQAVIEMLEEIKADGGDTSKFLDKAKDKEDPFRLMGFGHRVYKNFDPRAKIIKKAADEVLADLGVNDPILDIAKSLEKAALEDEYFVDRKLYPNVDFYSGIIYRALGIPTEMFTVMFAVGRLPGWIAQWREMRLGGEPIGRPRQVYIGEPHREFKNLNNR; encoded by the coding sequence ATGTCAAAAGTTGCTACGTTAGAGATAGAGGGGAAAAAGTATGAGTTCCCGGTAACCATTGGAACAGAAAATGAAGTTGCCATAGATATCAAGAACCTTAGAGGAGAGACAGGTGCAATCACGCTTGACCCGGGATATAAAAATACCGGAAGTTGTGAAAGTGCAATAACTTTTCTGGATGGTGAAAAAGGGATTCTTAGATACCGGGGTTATTCAATTGAAGACCTGGCTGAAAAAGCCGATTTTCTTGAAGTGGTTTACTTATTGATCTTTGGGGAACTTCCAAAGGAAGAGCAGCTTCAAAATTTCAAAAATGATATAATCGCTGAGAGTTATGTGAATGAGGATATGAAGAAGGTCATTGATGGTTTTCCATCCTCGGCTCATCCAATGGGAATGCTATCCTCCCTTACAAGTGCCCTTATAGCTTTTAACCCAAAATCTGTTAATGTAACCTCTGAAGAGGATATGTATAAGGCTATTGTAAAATTGCTTGCTAAATTCCCTACACTTGCCGCCTGGACATTAAGAAAGAAAAATGCTCTGCCTCTTGAGAACAGGGACACGTCTGTAGGCTATGTTGAAAGCCTGTTGAAAATGATGTTTCAAAAGCCGGGTACTGAGTATAAGTTTAACCAAACGGTGGTTGATGCAATGGATAAGCTGCTTATCCTTCACGCAGACCATGAGCAAAATTGTTCCACATCTACAGTACGTATTGTAGGTTCTTCCCATGCGGGATTGTTCGCCTCGATATCTGCAGGAGTTTCAGCTTTATGGGGACCCTTGCATGGAGGTGCGAACCAGGCTGTTATAGAAATGCTGGAAGAAATTAAGGCCGATGGGGGCGATACCTCAAAATTCCTTGATAAAGCTAAGGATAAGGAAGACCCATTCAGGTTAATGGGCTTTGGGCACAGAGTATATAAAAACTTTGATCCACGGGCAAAGATCATCAAAAAAGCTGCAGACGAGGTACTTGCCGATCTTGGGGTAAACGACCCTATACTGGATATTGCCAAATCTCTTGAAAAAGCAGCTTTGGAAGATGAATACTTCGTAGATCGTAAATTATATCCAAACGTAGATTTCTATTCAGGAATCATTTACCGTGCGCTTGGAATTCCTACAGAGATGTTCACAGTTATGTTTGCAGTTGGAAGACTTCCAGGATGGATAGCCCAATGGAGGGAAATGCGACTTGGTGGAGAGCCAATTGGACGCCCAAGACAGGTGTATATTGGAGAACCTCACAGAGAGTTTAAAAATTTAAATAACAGGTAA